Proteins encoded within one genomic window of Amorphoplanes friuliensis DSM 7358:
- a CDS encoding ATP-binding protein, translating into MRGGSTGQQATGAWQGRFVGPLLAANVVVIGLTATLLTVGALRTGQRESAARVMDQRTSVARVAVAGEAGRYRDLLQAVAAGLGTNARLTAADFAAATAPLEGAGLVGATSVAYVVATPPARIAATQTFWRGRGADALTLAPRGQHAEHYFSIFQRSLNNGGPAMTGLDVAASREASSALTEARRTGRPTISDTYVLLRDRNIPVAQQQLSFLFAAPVYSPAEDAGGLPEFRGWVALGLHGQDFLGGVLGVASQGLLDGELFATNGDGRRVLVAGYDARGRRDLTRQATFPVADRQWTLLTGADSQNLPGARSSMPAIVLIGGILLSAMLACLVWILATGRSRAREQVLVATAELRTAEAESRRQAGLLGAIMSSLGDGVGVVDENGAFLLHNPAAQALLGVSDDVDGPDSWQQHFGLFRADGRTPFPVEEMPLVRALQGEASDGVEMLIRNDQRPDGILVSVDGRPLDAGAAGRHGAVAVFHDITELRRYETDLAVFAGVVAHDLKAPLAVIRGHCETAADELAEAPEGPEVFEARAALDRIANAVDRMAALIDTLLAYTTSRDAPLKLTAVQLGPLVADVVEHRTEHPRPGDSPPPDFYLGPLPEVQADPAMLRHVVDNLIGNALKYVQVGKSARIDVTAAGGPPGWTRIEIADRGIGIPDDDKPNIFESFHRARTAAGYAGTGLGLAICRRIVERHGGTIGVADNPGGGTRFTFTLPLAARTRNALDRALAERAAAAGSVPPEIAGVGPIRPAEAEAAPPRTPEAGRAEKA; encoded by the coding sequence GTGAGGGGCGGCAGCACCGGACAACAGGCGACAGGGGCATGGCAGGGCCGATTTGTCGGCCCCCTGCTCGCTGCCAACGTGGTCGTGATCGGTCTGACGGCCACCCTGCTCACCGTGGGCGCCCTCCGCACGGGCCAGCGCGAGAGCGCCGCCCGGGTGATGGACCAGCGCACCTCGGTCGCCCGCGTGGCGGTCGCGGGGGAGGCCGGGCGCTACCGCGACCTGCTCCAGGCGGTCGCCGCCGGCCTCGGCACCAACGCCCGGCTGACCGCCGCCGACTTCGCCGCCGCCACGGCCCCGCTGGAGGGCGCCGGCCTGGTCGGTGCCACCTCCGTCGCGTACGTCGTGGCGACGCCGCCCGCGCGGATCGCCGCCACTCAGACCTTCTGGCGTGGCCGTGGCGCCGACGCACTGACTCTGGCGCCGCGCGGGCAGCACGCCGAGCACTACTTCTCGATCTTCCAGCGCAGCCTCAACAACGGCGGCCCGGCCATGACCGGCCTCGACGTCGCCGCGTCCCGCGAGGCGTCCTCGGCCCTGACCGAGGCCCGCCGGACCGGCCGGCCCACGATCTCCGACACGTACGTGCTGCTGCGCGACCGCAACATCCCCGTCGCCCAGCAGCAGCTGTCGTTCCTCTTCGCCGCCCCCGTCTACTCCCCGGCCGAGGACGCCGGAGGCCTGCCCGAGTTCCGCGGATGGGTCGCGCTCGGCCTGCACGGGCAGGACTTCCTCGGCGGTGTCCTCGGTGTCGCCAGCCAGGGGCTGCTCGACGGCGAGCTCTTCGCGACCAACGGCGACGGGCGCCGCGTCCTGGTGGCCGGGTACGACGCCCGGGGCCGGAGGGACCTGACCCGGCAGGCGACGTTCCCGGTCGCCGACCGCCAGTGGACGCTGCTGACCGGGGCCGACTCGCAGAACCTGCCCGGCGCGCGCAGCAGCATGCCGGCGATCGTGCTGATCGGCGGCATCCTGCTGTCGGCGATGCTCGCGTGCCTGGTCTGGATCCTGGCCACCGGCCGCTCCCGGGCGCGGGAGCAGGTGCTCGTCGCGACGGCCGAGCTGCGGACGGCCGAGGCGGAGAGCCGCCGCCAGGCCGGGCTGCTCGGCGCGATCATGTCCAGCCTCGGCGACGGCGTCGGTGTGGTCGACGAGAACGGCGCGTTCCTGCTGCACAACCCGGCGGCCCAGGCCCTGCTCGGTGTCAGCGACGACGTCGACGGCCCGGATTCCTGGCAGCAGCACTTCGGGTTGTTCCGCGCCGACGGCCGGACGCCGTTCCCGGTCGAGGAGATGCCGCTGGTGCGGGCGCTGCAGGGCGAGGCCTCCGACGGGGTCGAGATGCTCATCCGCAACGACCAGCGGCCCGACGGGATCCTGGTCAGCGTCGACGGGCGGCCCCTGGACGCCGGCGCGGCCGGGCGGCACGGCGCTGTCGCCGTCTTCCACGACATCACCGAGCTGCGCCGGTACGAGACCGACCTGGCCGTCTTCGCCGGTGTGGTGGCGCACGACCTCAAGGCGCCGCTGGCGGTCATCCGGGGGCACTGCGAGACCGCGGCCGACGAGCTGGCCGAGGCCCCGGAGGGACCCGAGGTCTTCGAGGCCCGCGCCGCCCTCGACCGGATCGCCAACGCGGTCGACCGGATGGCCGCGCTGATCGACACGCTGCTGGCCTACACGACCTCGCGGGACGCGCCGCTCAAGCTGACCGCGGTGCAGCTCGGGCCGCTGGTGGCCGACGTGGTCGAGCACCGCACCGAGCACCCGCGGCCCGGCGACAGCCCGCCGCCGGACTTCTATCTCGGGCCGCTGCCCGAGGTCCAGGCGGACCCGGCGATGCTGCGCCACGTCGTCGACAACCTGATCGGCAACGCGCTCAAGTACGTGCAGGTCGGCAAGAGTGCCCGGATCGACGTCACCGCCGCGGGCGGTCCGCCGGGCTGGACCCGGATCGAGATCGCCGACCGGGGCATCGGCATCCCGGACGACGACAAGCCCAACATCTTCGAGTCGTTCCACCGCGCCCGGACCGCCGCGGGGTACGCCGGCACCGGTCTCGGCCTGGCCATCTGCCGCCGCATCGTGGAACGCCACGGCGGCACGATCGGCGTCGCCGACAACCCCGGCGGGGGTACCCGCTTCACCTTCACGTTGCCGCTGGCCGCGCGTACCAGGAACGCTCTGGACCGGGCACTGGCCGAGCGCGCGGCAGCGGCGGGCTCGGTGCCGCCGGAGATCGCGGGGGTGGGGCCGATCAGGCCGGCCGAGGCGGAAGCAGCGCCGCCACGCACGCCAGAAGCTGGGCGGGCAGAAAAGGCTTGA
- a CDS encoding RNA polymerase sigma factor SigF yields the protein MAATPPGARRRAARDRAIEAWLPLARHLAHRYSGRGEPTDDLIQTATVGLIKAVDKFDPERGVDFAGYAIPTIIGEIKRHFRDRTWSVRVPRRLQELRLSITEANSTLTHTLGRSPTVADIAVHLGVTEEDVLEGLEGARAYNATSLSTPISADGTTELGDTLGGEDHEFELAETRVALGPALALLDEREQKILTLRFYGNLTQSQIADQVGISQMHVSRLLTKALTKLRTELANSL from the coding sequence ATGGCCGCGACCCCGCCCGGGGCCCGCCGGCGCGCAGCCCGTGACCGGGCGATCGAGGCGTGGCTGCCGCTGGCCCGGCACCTCGCCCACCGCTACTCCGGCCGTGGTGAGCCCACCGACGACCTGATCCAGACCGCGACCGTCGGCCTGATCAAGGCCGTCGACAAGTTCGACCCCGAGCGCGGTGTCGACTTCGCCGGATACGCCATCCCCACCATCATCGGTGAGATCAAGCGCCACTTCCGCGACCGCACCTGGTCCGTACGCGTACCGCGCCGCCTGCAGGAACTGCGCCTGTCGATCACCGAGGCCAACAGCACCCTGACCCACACCCTGGGCCGCTCGCCGACCGTCGCCGACATCGCCGTGCACCTCGGCGTCACCGAGGAAGACGTCCTGGAAGGCCTCGAAGGCGCCCGCGCCTACAACGCCACCAGCCTGTCCACCCCGATCAGCGCCGACGGCACCACCGAGCTCGGCGACACCCTCGGCGGCGAGGACCACGAGTTCGAACTGGCCGAGACCCGCGTCGCCCTGGGCCCCGCCCTGGCCCTGCTCGACGAGCGCGAGCAGAAGATCCTCACCCTGCGCTTCTACGGCAACCTGACCCAGTCGCAGATCGCCGACCAGGTCGGCATCTCCCAGATGCACGTCAGCCGCCTGCTCACCAAGGCCCTGACCAAGCTCCGCACCGAGCTCGCCAACTCCCTCTAG
- a CDS encoding general stress protein — protein sequence MTTPSDTPPTAPAAGIPAGPAGVPVTPAADPAAAAAPAGPTVSVASYPDYALAQQAVDYLSDNQFPVQRTSIIGTDLRLVENVLGRMTTVRAAMAGAASGAWFGLFIGLFFGIFSNSNWFGLIFLGLLIGAAWGAVFGAIAQAMTGGRRDFTSRSSLQAGQYAVVVDAEVSEQARQLLTRLNWQNSGAS from the coding sequence ATGACCACCCCTTCCGACACCCCACCCACCGCCCCCGCCGCAGGCATCCCCGCCGGCCCCGCCGGCGTCCCGGTGACCCCCGCGGCGGATCCCGCCGCGGCCGCCGCCCCGGCCGGGCCCACCGTGTCCGTCGCGAGCTACCCGGACTACGCGCTGGCCCAGCAGGCCGTCGACTACCTGTCCGACAACCAGTTCCCGGTCCAGCGGACCAGCATCATCGGCACGGACCTGCGCCTGGTCGAGAACGTCCTGGGCCGGATGACCACGGTCCGGGCCGCCATGGCCGGCGCGGCCAGCGGCGCCTGGTTCGGTCTGTTCATCGGGTTGTTCTTCGGCATCTTCAGCAACTCGAACTGGTTCGGCCTGATCTTCCTGGGCCTGCTCATCGGTGCCGCCTGGGGTGCCGTCTTCGGCGCCATCGCCCAGGCGATGACCGGCGGCCGGCGTGACTTCACCTCGCGCAGCTCGCTGCAGGCCGGCCAGTACGCCGTGGTCGTCGACGCCGAGGTCTCCGAGCAGGCCCGCCAGCTGCTCACCCGCCTCAACTGGCAGAACAGCGGCGCCAGCTGA
- the gsmA gene encoding sporangiospore maturation cell wall hydrolase GsmA — MLHTARRLLTAPLLLAALGAGLVVAPTAASAAGVSATIKVGSTLQVRSAPSLSAKIVGTVRNKQKVTVSCFVTGQKVRGAVRTTTAWDRLSTGKYVSHGYVKASRSIPRCAVSSPTAVPSKTKTSGTSRYVIGTVKSVDSKVNLRSGPSTDSAVTGTVTNGTKIDLTCAVTGSLVDGTVRSTNQWDRTPTGSFISHAYVYSGTLPVCAGSTTPTPSVTLTPAEFIRASVPGAQRGWREYGVPPSVTIAQAILESGWGRSGLASVDRNYFGIKCQNGSYGKLANGCHVYRTNECTKTGTCFSTSASFRTYATQSHSFRDHGNFLKVNSRYAGAFEHTRDANKFIWKVWKAGYATDPNYYTKVTGIMASYDLYQYDTWK; from the coding sequence ATGCTGCACACCGCCCGCCGACTGCTCACCGCGCCGCTGCTGCTGGCCGCGCTCGGTGCCGGGCTGGTCGTCGCACCCACAGCGGCCAGCGCCGCCGGGGTGTCCGCCACCATCAAGGTCGGCAGCACGCTCCAGGTGCGCTCCGCCCCCTCGCTGAGCGCCAAGATCGTCGGCACCGTGCGCAACAAGCAGAAGGTGACCGTCTCCTGCTTCGTCACCGGGCAGAAGGTCCGCGGCGCCGTGCGCACCACGACCGCCTGGGACCGCCTGAGCACCGGCAAGTACGTCTCGCACGGATACGTGAAGGCCTCCCGCTCGATCCCGCGCTGCGCGGTGAGCTCCCCGACCGCCGTGCCGAGCAAGACCAAGACCTCGGGCACCTCCCGGTACGTGATCGGCACCGTCAAGAGTGTCGACAGCAAGGTCAACCTGCGCTCGGGCCCGTCGACGGACTCGGCGGTCACCGGCACGGTCACCAACGGTACGAAGATCGACCTGACCTGCGCCGTCACCGGTTCGCTGGTCGACGGCACGGTCCGCTCGACCAACCAGTGGGACCGCACCCCGACGGGCAGTTTCATCTCGCACGCCTACGTCTACTCCGGCACGCTGCCGGTCTGCGCGGGTTCGACCACGCCGACGCCGTCGGTGACGCTCACGCCGGCGGAGTTCATCCGGGCCTCGGTGCCCGGTGCGCAGCGCGGCTGGCGTGAGTACGGCGTCCCGCCGTCGGTCACCATCGCCCAGGCCATCCTCGAGTCCGGCTGGGGCCGCAGCGGCCTGGCGTCGGTCGACCGGAACTACTTCGGCATCAAGTGCCAGAACGGCAGTTACGGCAAGCTGGCCAACGGCTGCCACGTCTACCGCACCAACGAGTGCACGAAGACCGGCACCTGCTTCTCCACCTCGGCGAGCTTCCGCACCTACGCCACGCAGTCGCACTCGTTCCGTGACCACGGCAACTTCCTGAAGGTCAACAGCCGGTACGCCGGCGCCTTCGAGCACACCAGGGACGCGAACAAGTTCATCTGGAAGGTGTGGAAGGCCGGGTACGCGACCGACCCGAACTACTACACCAAGGTCACCGGCATCATGGCCTCCTACGATCTGTACCAGTACGACACCTGGAAGTGA
- a CDS encoding phosphatase PAP2 family protein, which produces MTALASRPAKKTSAPAERRAGRGFWHVLGHAAVALLSAAAVVGVYLACVRTPLGQTVDTMMMRGADVNHPRVVEVLDRTLNGTTLASLVLVCVAAAAIGFIRRRVDLALAAGLLVIGANASTRLFKSRLPRPDLDGTGMPNSFPSGHTTAAASVAFALILVLPFAIRGTVALIGAAYVTIIAIATVWAEWHRPSDTVAALFVVLAWGAGASALVRARRARIPGVTARPNRLAMLLFGGVGALSALAALLGIGAVVLSERAVPDLVSGRFAFAAGVAAITAVVAAVFAIWVRLAAGDQPVGDAVTTKAAAHPAPAAD; this is translated from the coding sequence ATGACGGCCCTGGCATCCCGCCCCGCCAAGAAGACCTCAGCGCCCGCGGAGCGCCGAGCCGGGCGCGGCTTCTGGCACGTGCTGGGACATGCTGCTGTCGCGCTGCTGTCCGCCGCCGCCGTCGTCGGGGTCTACCTCGCCTGCGTGCGGACGCCTCTCGGGCAGACCGTCGACACGATGATGATGCGCGGCGCCGACGTGAACCATCCCCGCGTCGTCGAAGTGCTCGACCGGACGCTGAACGGCACCACCCTGGCCAGCCTCGTGCTGGTCTGCGTGGCCGCCGCGGCGATCGGTTTCATCCGGCGCCGTGTCGACCTGGCGCTGGCCGCCGGTCTGCTGGTCATCGGGGCCAACGCGAGCACCCGCCTCTTCAAGAGCCGGCTCCCCCGGCCGGACCTCGACGGCACCGGGATGCCGAACTCGTTCCCCAGCGGCCACACCACCGCGGCCGCCTCCGTGGCGTTCGCCCTGATCCTGGTGCTGCCGTTCGCGATCCGCGGCACGGTGGCGCTGATCGGCGCGGCGTACGTCACGATCATCGCCATCGCCACCGTCTGGGCCGAGTGGCACCGGCCGAGCGACACCGTCGCGGCGCTGTTCGTCGTGCTCGCCTGGGGTGCCGGGGCGTCGGCCCTGGTCCGCGCCCGCCGGGCGCGGATCCCCGGCGTCACCGCCCGGCCCAACCGGCTCGCCATGCTGCTCTTCGGTGGCGTGGGAGCGCTCAGCGCGCTGGCCGCCCTGCTGGGCATCGGCGCCGTCGTCCTCTCCGAGCGGGCCGTGCCGGACCTGGTCTCCGGCCGGTTCGCCTTCGCCGCCGGTGTCGCCGCCATCACGGCGGTCGTCGCCGCGGTCTTTGCGATCTGGGTGCGGCTCGCGGCCGGCGATCAGCCGGTGGGCGACGCCGTGACGACCAAGGCGGCCGCGCATCCGGCGCCGGCCGCCGACTGA
- a CDS encoding aldo/keto reductase, with product MEGMTIPSVTLGGVAEMPLLGFGTWQIRGDAAYEAVREALEAGYRHLDTATMYGNEAEVGRALRDSGVPRDEVFVTTKLPPDRAGRERATLDQSLAALGLDAVDLWLIHWPPSRGKSVAVWREFLTAREEGRVRAVGVSNYDLGDIDELIAETGEKPAVNQIRFGPTLYDAKLVAGHRERGVVVEGYSPFKTTNLHDPVLTRIATAHGVDPARVVLRWHVQHEIVVIPKSVTPERIATNAQLDGFVLTNEEMAEIDALAGRR from the coding sequence ATGGAGGGCATGACGATTCCCTCCGTGACGCTGGGCGGCGTGGCCGAGATGCCGCTGCTCGGCTTCGGCACGTGGCAGATCCGCGGCGACGCCGCCTACGAGGCGGTCCGGGAGGCCCTCGAGGCCGGTTACCGCCACCTCGACACGGCCACCATGTACGGCAACGAGGCCGAGGTCGGCCGCGCGCTGCGGGACAGCGGTGTGCCCCGCGACGAGGTCTTCGTCACGACCAAGCTGCCGCCCGACCGGGCCGGCCGGGAGCGCGCCACGCTGGACCAGAGCCTGGCCGCGCTCGGGCTCGACGCCGTCGACCTGTGGCTGATCCACTGGCCGCCGAGCCGCGGGAAGTCGGTCGCGGTCTGGCGGGAGTTCCTGACGGCCCGCGAGGAGGGCCGTGTCCGGGCCGTCGGCGTGAGCAACTACGACCTCGGTGACATCGACGAGCTGATCGCCGAGACCGGTGAGAAGCCCGCGGTCAACCAGATCCGCTTCGGCCCGACGCTCTACGACGCCAAGCTGGTCGCCGGGCACCGGGAGCGCGGTGTGGTCGTCGAGGGGTATTCGCCGTTCAAGACCACGAACCTCCACGACCCGGTGCTCACCCGGATCGCCACCGCGCACGGCGTCGACCCGGCGCGGGTGGTGCTGCGCTGGCACGTCCAGCACGAGATCGTGGTCATCCCCAAGAGCGTGACACCCGAGCGCATCGCGACAAACGCCCAGCTCGATGGGTTCGTCCTGACAAATGAGGAGATGGCCGAGATCGACGCGCTGGCAGGGCGGCGGTAA
- a CDS encoding response regulator — MIVVAEDHDDIRFVLQRALERAGHQVVVASDGAAALEAVRKHLPDVVVTDVDMPRMNGLDLCRAIRADAGLQHIPVVLASGSMLPGDERAAAVGANATLLKPFLPAQLLACVAALLPPRPA; from the coding sequence ATGATCGTCGTCGCCGAGGACCACGATGACATCCGTTTTGTGCTCCAGCGCGCCCTGGAGCGTGCCGGGCATCAGGTGGTCGTCGCCAGCGACGGTGCCGCCGCGCTCGAGGCGGTCCGCAAACACCTGCCCGACGTGGTCGTCACCGATGTGGACATGCCCCGGATGAACGGGCTCGACCTGTGCCGGGCGATCCGGGCCGACGCCGGGCTCCAGCACATCCCGGTGGTGCTGGCCAGCGGGTCGATGCTGCCGGGCGACGAGCGGGCGGCCGCGGTCGGCGCCAACGCCACCCTGCTCAAGCCTTTTCTGCCCGCCCAGCTTCTGGCGTGCGTGGCGGCGCTGCTTCCGCCTCGGCCGGCCTGA
- the hrpA gene encoding ATP-dependent RNA helicase HrpA has product MSVTPIQDPAELRRRASDLLPRDERRLQRRIEGTRRIRDELARAAVLTEIAAEITQAEQRREARLANVPPITYPEELPVSQRRDDILAAIRDHQVVVIAGETGSGKTTQLPKICLELGRGVRGQIGHTQPRRIAARTVAERIAEELGTPLGSTVGYKVRFTDQVTDETMVKVMTDGILLAEIQNDRMLRRYDTLIIDEAHERSLNIDFILGYLAQLLPQRPDLKLIITSATIETQRFAEHFAGPAGPAPVIEVSGRTYPVEVRYRPLVETTGEEDEESREEPVDQVDGIAAAVDELGAESSGDILVFLSGEREIRDTADALNRRDLKNTEIVPLYGRLSAAEQHKVFQRHTGRRVVLATNVAETSLTVPGIRYVIDPGTARISRYSSRLKVQRLPIEAVSQASANQRKGRCGRTSDGICIRLYSEEDFESRPAFTEPEILRTNLASVILQMTSLGLGDLAAFPFIDPPDKRNVTDGVKLLEELGALEQRKLTPMGRQLAQLPVDPRLARMVIEADKQDCLAEVMVITAALSIQDPRERPADKQQLADEKHGRFADKESDFFSYLNLWRYLREKQRELSGNQFRRLCRSEYLNYLRVREWQDIYSQLRQVARTLGLTLTERDELAAGQAVHTAMLSGLLSHIGLKDTDKREYLGARGAKFAIFPGSALFRKQPRWVMSAELVETSRLWGRVNARIEPEWAEKLAPHLVKRSYSEPHWEKNQGAVMAYEKVTLYGLPIVPRRKVGYSKVDPAMCRELFIRHALVEGDWETHHKFFAENTKLLARIEEIENRARRRDIAVDDETVYALYDARIPADVVSARHFDAWWKKARHDDPNLLTFTRELLVNAGRDAVDPGAYPDAWLADGVRLPLSYQFEPGAAADGVTVQVPLALLNKLDADDFGWSVPGLRKEVVVALIRALPKHLRTSFVPVPDWAEAVLSRVPARRGSLPDAVGGELRRLTGTMVPRDAWRPDQVPDHLKMNFRVVNEDGAVVGQGRDLDVLRASLAPKVQATISAAAGAIERRGITTNDFGTLPRSVAQVRGGYEVTVYPALTDEKDSVAVRVFETEAEQREAMRAGTRRLLMLTLPPAARFLQGRLDNRAKLELSRGNPYKSIADLLDDCAGAAVDKLVADAGGPAWSKEAFAQLRDEVRADLVDAVANVVTQVRAVLATAYEVDQRLAGTRDPSLVPALADIRQQLKGLVHPGFVTETGWKQMHHLPRYLRGIMHRLDRLGGTLARDRQLMAQIHEIEQEYRELRAELPAGGPADEGLREIRWMIEELRINFFAQALGTAYPVSDKRIYKAMDQLPA; this is encoded by the coding sequence ATGTCTGTAACGCCCATCCAGGACCCCGCCGAGCTCCGCCGCCGCGCGTCCGACCTCCTTCCCCGCGACGAGCGCCGTCTCCAGCGCCGGATCGAGGGCACTCGCCGCATCCGCGACGAGCTCGCCCGCGCCGCCGTGCTCACCGAGATCGCCGCCGAGATCACCCAGGCCGAGCAGCGCCGTGAGGCGCGGCTGGCGAACGTCCCGCCGATCACCTATCCGGAAGAGCTGCCGGTCAGTCAGCGCCGCGACGACATCCTCGCCGCGATCCGCGACCACCAGGTCGTGGTGATCGCGGGCGAGACGGGCTCGGGCAAGACCACCCAGCTCCCGAAGATCTGCCTGGAGCTGGGCCGCGGTGTGCGCGGTCAGATCGGGCACACCCAGCCGCGGCGGATCGCCGCGCGCACGGTCGCCGAGCGCATCGCCGAGGAGCTCGGCACCCCGCTGGGGTCGACCGTCGGTTACAAGGTCCGCTTCACCGACCAGGTCACCGACGAGACCATGGTCAAGGTCATGACCGACGGCATCCTGCTCGCCGAGATCCAGAACGACCGGATGCTGCGCCGGTACGACACCCTGATCATCGACGAGGCGCACGAGCGCAGCCTCAACATCGACTTCATCCTCGGCTACCTCGCGCAGCTGCTGCCCCAGCGTCCCGACCTCAAGCTGATCATCACGTCGGCCACGATCGAGACCCAGCGGTTTGCCGAGCACTTCGCGGGTCCCGCCGGCCCGGCGCCGGTCATCGAGGTCTCGGGCCGGACCTATCCGGTCGAGGTCCGGTACCGCCCGCTGGTCGAGACGACCGGCGAGGAGGACGAGGAGTCCCGGGAGGAGCCGGTCGACCAGGTCGACGGCATCGCCGCCGCGGTCGACGAGCTCGGCGCCGAGAGCAGTGGCGACATCCTGGTCTTCCTCAGCGGCGAGCGGGAGATCCGCGACACCGCCGACGCCCTCAACCGCCGCGACCTGAAGAACACCGAGATCGTCCCGCTCTACGGCCGGCTCTCCGCGGCCGAGCAGCACAAGGTCTTCCAGCGGCACACCGGCCGCCGCGTCGTGCTGGCCACCAACGTCGCCGAGACGTCCCTGACGGTCCCCGGCATCCGGTACGTCATCGACCCCGGTACCGCCCGCATCTCGCGGTACAGCAGCCGGCTCAAGGTGCAGCGGCTGCCGATCGAGGCCGTCTCGCAGGCCAGCGCCAACCAGCGCAAGGGGCGCTGCGGGCGGACGTCGGACGGCATCTGCATCCGGCTCTACTCGGAGGAGGACTTCGAGTCGCGGCCGGCGTTCACCGAGCCGGAGATCCTGCGGACCAACCTCGCCAGCGTCATCCTGCAGATGACCAGTCTCGGCCTCGGCGATCTGGCCGCGTTCCCGTTCATCGACCCGCCGGACAAGCGCAACGTCACCGACGGTGTGAAGCTCCTGGAGGAGCTCGGCGCGCTGGAACAGCGCAAGCTGACCCCGATGGGCCGGCAGCTCGCCCAGCTGCCCGTCGACCCGCGGCTGGCCCGCATGGTCATCGAGGCGGACAAGCAGGACTGCCTGGCCGAGGTCATGGTCATCACCGCGGCGCTGTCCATCCAGGACCCGCGGGAGCGGCCCGCCGACAAACAGCAGCTCGCGGACGAGAAGCACGGCCGGTTCGCCGACAAGGAATCCGACTTCTTCAGCTACCTCAACCTCTGGCGGTACCTGAGGGAGAAGCAGCGCGAGCTGTCCGGCAACCAGTTCCGCCGTCTGTGCCGCAGTGAATACCTCAACTACCTGCGGGTCCGCGAGTGGCAGGACATCTACTCGCAGCTGCGGCAGGTCGCCCGTACGCTCGGGCTGACCCTCACCGAGCGTGACGAGCTCGCCGCGGGCCAGGCCGTGCACACGGCCATGCTGTCCGGTCTGCTCTCGCACATCGGCCTCAAGGACACCGACAAGCGTGAATACCTGGGTGCCCGGGGTGCCAAGTTCGCGATCTTCCCGGGCTCGGCGCTGTTCAGGAAACAACCGCGCTGGGTGATGTCGGCCGAGCTGGTCGAGACGTCGCGGCTCTGGGGCCGGGTGAACGCGCGCATCGAGCCGGAGTGGGCCGAGAAGCTCGCTCCGCACCTGGTCAAGCGCAGTTACAGCGAGCCGCACTGGGAGAAGAACCAGGGCGCCGTGATGGCGTACGAGAAGGTGACCCTCTACGGGCTGCCGATCGTGCCCCGGCGCAAGGTCGGTTACAGCAAGGTCGACCCGGCGATGTGCCGTGAGCTCTTCATCCGCCACGCGCTGGTCGAGGGCGACTGGGAGACCCACCACAAGTTCTTCGCCGAGAACACCAAGCTGCTGGCGCGCATCGAGGAGATCGAGAACAGGGCGCGGCGCCGCGACATCGCCGTCGACGACGAGACCGTGTACGCCCTCTACGACGCCCGCATCCCCGCCGACGTGGTCTCGGCCCGGCACTTCGACGCCTGGTGGAAGAAGGCCCGCCACGACGACCCGAACCTGCTCACCTTCACCCGTGAGCTGCTGGTCAACGCGGGCCGCGACGCCGTCGACCCGGGCGCGTACCCGGACGCCTGGCTCGCCGACGGCGTCCGCCTGCCGCTGAGCTACCAGTTCGAGCCGGGCGCGGCCGCCGACGGTGTGACCGTGCAGGTGCCGCTGGCGCTGCTCAACAAGCTCGACGCCGACGACTTCGGCTGGTCGGTGCCCGGCCTGCGCAAGGAGGTCGTGGTGGCGCTGATCCGGGCGCTGCCCAAGCACCTGCGGACCAGCTTCGTGCCCGTGCCGGACTGGGCGGAGGCCGTGCTGAGCCGGGTGCCCGCCCGCCGGGGTTCGCTGCCCGACGCGGTCGGCGGTGAGCTGCGCCGGCTGACCGGCACGATGGTGCCGCGGGACGCCTGGCGTCCCGACCAGGTGCCCGACCACCTCAAGATGAACTTCCGGGTGGTCAACGAGGACGGCGCGGTGGTCGGTCAGGGCCGCGACCTCGACGTGCTGCGTGCGAGTCTCGCGCCCAAGGTGCAGGCGACCATCTCGGCCGCCGCCGGTGCCATCGAGCGCCGCGGCATCACGACGAACGACTTCGGCACCCTGCCGCGCTCGGTCGCCCAGGTCCGCGGTGGGTACGAGGTCACGGTCTATCCGGCGCTGACCGACGAGAAGGACAGTGTGGCCGTCCGCGTCTTCGAGACGGAGGCCGAGCAGCGTGAGGCGATGCGGGCCGGCACCCGGCGTCTGCTGATGCTCACCCTGCCGCCGGCGGCCCGGTTCCTGCAGGGCCGCCTCGACAACCGCGCCAAGCTGGAGCTGTCCCGCGGCAACCCGTACAAGTCGATCGCCGATCTGCTGGACGACTGCGCGGGTGCGGCCGTCGACAAGCTGGTTGCCGACGCGGGTGGTCCGGCCTGGTCCAAGGAGGCTTTTGCCCAGCTGCGCGACGAGGTCCGCGCCGACCTGGTCGACGCCGTCGCCAACGTCGTCACGCAGGTGCGGGCGGTGCTCGCCACGGCGTACGAGGTGGATCAGCGGCTGGCCGGCACCCGCGACCCGTCCCTGGTGCCGGCGCTGGCCGACATCCGGCAGCAGCTCAAGGGCCTGGTCCATCCGGGGTTCGTCACCGAGACCGGCTGGAAGCAGATGCATCACCTGCCGCGGTATCTCCGCGGCATCATGCACCGGCTGGACCGGCTCGGCGGCACCCTGGCCCGGGACCGGCAGCTGATGGCGCAGATCCACGAGATCGAGCAGGAGTACCGCGAGCTGCGGGCCGAGCTGCCCGCCGGTGGACCGGCCGACGAGGGGCTGCGGGAGATCCGCTGGATGATCGAGGAGTTGCGGATCAACTTCTTCGCCCAGGCCCTCGGTACCGCGTACCCCGTTTCGGACAAACGCATCTACAAGGCCATGGACCAACTGCCCGCGTAG